The genomic DNA TGAAACGGAGTCTTTAGCAAGGAAAAGGCAAGCAAAGAATTTTTCCTTCACTAAATTTGCTTCTATTATGAAACTGGGTTTTATGCTAAAATAAGTAAGGATAATTTGAAAAATAATTTTTTCTAAAAGACAGGAAAGAAACTAGGAGGACAAGCATTTGAAGATTATTTTGTTGTATGGCGGCAGAAGTGAAGAGCACGATGTGTCTGTTTTGTCTGCATATTCCGTTTTAAATGCAATCTATTATAAATATTATCAAGTACAGTTAGTCTTTATTAGTAAAGACGGTCAATGGGTAAAAGGCCCTCTCTTATCTGAACGACCACAAAATAAAGAAGTTTTACATTTAACTTGGGCACAAACACCTGAAGAAACAGGCGAATTTTCAGGAAAACGAATCAGTCCTTCGGAAATTTATGAAGAAGAAGCGATTGTTTTCCCTGTTTTACATGGGCCAAATGGTGAAGATGGAACAATTCAAGGATTCATGGAAACCATTAATATGCCTTATGTAGGCGCAGGTGTCTTAGCTAGTGCTAACGCAATGGACAAAATCATGACGAAATATCTTTTACAAACTGTTGGCATTCCACAAGTACCATTCGTGCCAGTTTTAAGAAGTGACTGGAAAGGAAATCCAAAAGAAGTCTTTGAAAAATGTGAAGGTTCTTTAATTTATCCGGTCTTTGTTAAACCTGCCAATATGGGTTCTAGTGTCGGAATTAGCAAAGCGGAAAATCGTGAAGAATTGCAAGAAGCATTGGAAGAAGCTTTCCGTTATGATGCCCGAGCAATTGTTGAACAAGGGATTGAAGCACGTGAAATTGAAGTAGCCATTTTAGGAAATGAAGATGTCCGTACGACTTTACCTGGTGAAGTGGTGAAAGATGTCGCTTTCTATGATTATGATGCAAAATACATCAATAACACGATTGAAATGCAAATCCCAGCGCATGTTCCAGAAGAAGTAGCTCATCAAGCGCAAGAATACGCTAAAAAAGCGTATATTATGTTAGATGGAAGTGGCTTAAGTCGCTGTGATTTCTTCTTAACAAGCAAAAACGAATTATTCCTGAATGAATTGAACACCATGCCTGGTTTTACTGACTTTAGTATGTATCCTTTACTGTGGGAAAATATGGGCTTGAAATACAGTGATTTAATTGAGGAACTGATTCAGTTAGCTTTGAATCGTTTTAAACAACGCCAAGAATTTTATAATAACTAAGAAGAAAAAATCACACAAGACTGGGACATGACAAGACTTTGGCATGTCCCAGTCCCTGTGTCAGAGGAGCAAAACATAATGAAATTAACCTTCTGGGAAGTAGCGCAAGCGGTTGAAGCCAGTAATGATTGGCAACAATGGCCTGATTTTCCTTTAACAGGCATTGAATTTGATAGTCGTAAAATTGTGAAAGGAAATCTCTTTGTTCCTTTACAAGGTGAAAATGATGGTCATCGTTTTATTGAGAGTGCCATGGCTAATGGCTGTCAGGCCGCTTTTTGGGGACAGGATTTAGTCGATGCGCCGCAACAATTGCCTGTTTTGCATGTTACTGATCCACTGGTTGCTATGCAAAAATTAGCTACCTATTATTTAAATAAAATGCAACCGAATGTCATCGCTGTGACTGGCAGTAATGGAAAAACTACCACTAAAGATTTGATTGCTGCTGTGTTATCTGAAAAGTTTGTGACTTACAAAACGCAAGGCAATTACAATAATCAAATTGGCTTACCCTATACTATTTTACACATGCCTGATGAAACAGAAAAACTGATTTTAGAAATGGGCATGGATCATGCTCAGGAAATTTCTTTC from Enterococcus faecalis includes the following:
- a CDS encoding D-alanine--D-alanine ligase; the encoded protein is MKIILLYGGRSEEHDVSVLSAYSVLNAIYYKYYQVQLVFISKDGQWVKGPLLSERPQNKEVLHLTWAQTPEETGEFSGKRISPSEIYEEEAIVFPVLHGPNGEDGTIQGFMETINMPYVGAGVLASANAMDKIMTKYLLQTVGIPQVPFVPVLRSDWKGNPKEVFEKCEGSLIYPVFVKPANMGSSVGISKAENREELQEALEEAFRYDARAIVEQGIEAREIEVAILGNEDVRTTLPGEVVKDVAFYDYDAKYINNTIEMQIPAHVPEEVAHQAQEYAKKAYIMLDGSGLSRCDFFLTSKNELFLNELNTMPGFTDFSMYPLLWENMGLKYSDLIEELIQLALNRFKQRQEFYNN